One Anaerolineales bacterium genomic window, CGGAAACGAGGTCCGCCTGCGCAGCGCCTACTTGGTGACGTGCACCGGCGTGATCAAAGACCCGCACACGGGCGAGGTGCTGGAAGTCCATTGCACCCACGATCCGGCGACGCGCGGCGGCGACGCCCCCGACGGGCGCAAGGTCAAATCCACGATTCACTGGGTCTCGGCCCGGAACGCGCTTCCGGCCGAGGTCCGCCTCTACGACCAGCTCTTCACCGCCGCACAGCCGGATCTGGGGGAGGACGTCGAAGGGATCATCAACCGCAACTCGCTCGAAGTGCTCACCGGTTGCATGCTGGAGCCGTCGCTGGGGGAGGCGCAGCCGGGCGACAAGTTCCAGTTCGAGCGCAATGGGTATTTCTGCGCCGATCCGGACGGCGGGCCGGGCCGGCCGGTCTTCAACCGGACGGTCACGCTGCGCGACACCTGGGCCAAGATCGAGAAGGGGGCGCGGGGAAATCGGCCGTAGCGGAAGGTCCGCCGGGCCGGCCGCGGAACGGACGAGGTCCCAACCGATGCAACCGGTGATGCGCACCGACGAACATCATTTCGAAAAGCACAAGCAATTCCTCGCCCTGAGGAACAAGCAGGATGTCCGCTTGGTGTTCCTCGGCGATTCCCTGACCCGGAGGTGGGAGGACAACCCCGGCTTGTGGAACAAATATTTCGCCGCGTATCACGCGGCGAATTTCGGGGTCGGTATGGATTGCCTGGAAAACATCAAGTGGCGGGTGATGAACGGCGAGCTCGACGGGATCAACCCCAAGGCGGTGGTTTTCCTGGGGGGGACGAACAACCTGGATAAGGATTCCGAAGAGGCGATCGTGGAAGGGATCCGGGAGATCGTGGAGATCGTGCGGCGGAAACTCAACCGGGCTACGATCGTCCTGCTCGGACTGTTCCCGCGCAAACCCGACGAGAAGGGGATCGATTACCCCGCGAAGATCGATCGGATCAACCGGCGGTTGGATTCTTTATATGCCGGAACCGATGTGGTTTACCGGGACCTCGGGCCGGACCTGTTGGACGAGGATGGGGCCGTGAACGAAACGATCATGCCCGACGGGTTGCATCTGAACGCCGAGGGATACGATTTCATCGGCCCGAAGCTGAGAGCCATCATCGAGGCCGTGTGGTAGCAGACGGTGATCGCTTTCCGCCGCGCAAGCCCCAACTCCGAATCGGACGCCGTTGGTCTTTTTATGCGAATCCAGTACAATGGAAGGATTAAGGGGCAAAAACACAGATTCGGGAGGAAACATGCGTTCGGGCAACGACGGTTTTCCTCACTCCAGCGAGCCGTTCGAGATTAAACATTGGTGGGATTCGGCGGTTGTGCATGAGGGTTCCTTTTCCGCGTACGCGTTCTTCCTGCTGTCCTCTTCCCGGGATCCGTTGGCGGAATACCTTAGAGAGTCCGGCGGGGAATTGACCGCCCTTGCGGGAAGCCGCTGTCTCCTGTTGTCCGTTGACCAAGACGACATTCGGCGGATCGGAACGGAACCAAAATTGCAGTCGGGGGAATCCCAGCGGAACAAGGATGAAAAAACCAACATCGCGTATTTTAAGGAATTGATGAAGGACACGGTAGCGGAAGGCTACAGCGCCCGCATGCGCGAGTATTTTAAAATTCCCTCCGCGGATTTGCCCGGTTGGATTTTTTTTCAAGGGATCTTCTCCCTGGAACACGTTTTCCTGTCCCTGGCGGGCTTGACGAAGGGGGAGATGGCGCCGAGGATCGAGAGGGTGTTTTCCGCACTGGGGCGGGCGGGTTCCGCGAATGAGTCGATCCTGAAGGAATTCGACGCGCTGCGGGAGGAGCCCGTGTTTCAAAAAGAGGGAACCCCGAGGATCAGCCCCGTCAGGAACATCGCGGGAAAGACATTTCAGATCGCGATCGAATTGTGGATTAAGTCGCTGCTGTCCAAGAGTTCCTCCCCGTAGACGGATTTTTCAAATGCATGGATTCGGCCTCGGCCGGCATCCGGCGCGGGGGCTGTTTGACAACCGCGCCCGGCGGGATCCCCGCCGGGCGCGGTTGTCGGATTATTATGCGAAACGTGGACGGACCGTCGTTCAGGCGACGGTAAATTCCGCCTGCAGCGCCCGGTCGTCCAGCGAATGCTGGCCGACGATCAACATGTACCGGGCGGGTTCGACCGTCCAGCCCGACTGTTCGTCGTAATAGGCGAGGTTTTTCACCGGGATTTCCACCCGCACGGTCTTGGTCTCGCCGGGTTGCAGCCCGACCCGGCGGAAAGCCTTCAATTCCTTCGGCGCGCGTTCGACCCGCGAGGCGGGAACGGATGCGTAGATCTGGACGACCGTATCGCCGGCCATCGATCCTTCGTTGGTCACGTCCACCACGGCGGTGAGGGTGCCGCCCGCATCCGGCGCTGCATCCGAAAGCCGCAGGTTCGAATAGGCAAAGGTGGTGTAACTGAGTCCGAAACCGAAGGGGAAGGCGGGCGGGTTGCCGTCCCGCTCCAGTTTGCGGTAGCCGTGCCACAAATCGTACGTGACCGCCTTTGCGTTCTTGTCAAAATGCGGCAGGTCTTCGGTCCGGGCGGCGAATGCCATGGGCAGTCTGCCGGAAGGGTTGATCTTGCCGAGCAGGATTCCGGCCAAGGCCCGTCCGCCCTCCATCCCCGGATACCACAGCATCAGGATCGCCGGAACCTTTCGGCGCCAGCTTTCGGTGAAGATCGCACTGCCCCCCATCATGGCCGCCGCGGTGCGCGGATTGGCCGCGGCAACCGCCAGGATCAGCGCTTCGTCCTCAGGGTGCAGGGTCAACCGGTCGCGGTCCCCGCCCGTGGGCGTGAGGTCGGCGTCGCCGCGCCGATCGCGGAAATTCAACTGCATGTTCTTGGCGATGGACTCCTCCTCGGGAGCAGGCGGGGGAAAAAGGATCGACAGCTCCGCGATCGAATCGGGCGAGGTGAACTCGCCTTCGTCCCGGTGGGTATACCCGGCGACCACCACCGCCGCGTCGGCGCCGCGGGCGGCCCGCGCCGCGCGGGCGGGGTCGCTTCCGTCATCGTAGACGATTTCCGCCCGGCCTGCGAGCGCCTCCCGCAGGCCTTCGAGCGGGGTGATCACATACGGCGGGCGGGTGTTCGAAGAACCGCCGTCGCCGGTGTTCGGCTCGGCGGCCAATCGGCCGATCACCGCCAGCTTCTTCACGTTTTTCAGCGGCAGCAGCGGGCCTTCGTTTTGCAGCAGGACAATCGCCTTTTCCGCCGCCTCGCGGGCGAGCTGGCGGTGCGCTTCGCAGGCGACGATGTCGAGCGGGTAATCCTTCGGGTCGCGGCCTTGGGCGAAGCGGATCTGCTGGC contains:
- a CDS encoding glycoside hydrolase family 3 C-terminal domain-containing protein, producing the protein MGIKAKFHGPAFAGLENRERLSDAQIDARARDLLGRLTLDEKIKMMSGDEPFWPGMADMLGGGYADHPWVAGAVPRLGIPGVRFADGPRGVVMDGGTTFPVSMARGATFDPGLEERVGDAIGRELRAMGGNFFGGVCINLPRHPAWGRAQETYGEDPVLLGEFGAALVRGVQKHVMACAKHYALNSMENGRHRVDVSIAPRALHELYLPHFRRAVEEGAASVMSAYNSVNGEWCGQNPALLNDILKRQWGFGGFVMTDFIFGMRDSKKAALAGQDVEMPFAMIHNRHLKELVENGEVPLERIDDAALRVLRQQIRFAQGRDPKDYPLDIVACEAHRQLAREAAEKAIVLLQNEGPLLPLKNVKKLAVIGRLAAEPNTGDGGSSNTRPPYVITPLEGLREALAGRAEIVYDDGSDPARAARAARGADAAVVVAGYTHRDEGEFTSPDSIAELSILFPPPAPEEESIAKNMQLNFRDRRGDADLTPTGGDRDRLTLHPEDEALILAVAAANPRTAAAMMGGSAIFTESWRRKVPAILMLWYPGMEGGRALAGILLGKINPSGRLPMAFAARTEDLPHFDKNAKAVTYDLWHGYRKLERDGNPPAFPFGFGLSYTTFAYSNLRLSDAAPDAGGTLTAVVDVTNEGSMAGDTVVQIYASVPASRVERAPKELKAFRRVGLQPGETKTVRVEIPVKNLAYYDEQSGWTVEPARYMLIVGQHSLDDRALQAEFTVA